ACTGGTTCACTATCGGTCACTAGAGAGTATTTAGCCTTGGGAGATGGTCCTCCCGGATTCCGACGGAATTTCACGTGTTCCGCCGTACTCAGGATCCACTCAGGAGAGAAATAACTTTCGACTACAGGACTTTTACCTTCTATGGTTGGCTTTTCCAAAGCCATTCGTCTAATTATTTCCTTTGTAACTCCGTATTGAGTGTCCTACAACCCCAACAAGCAAGCTTGTTGGTTTGGGCTCTTCCCGTTTCGCTCGCCGCTACTCAGGGAATCGAGTTTTCTTTCTCTTCCTCCGGGTACTAAGATGTTTCAGTTCTCCGGGTGTGCCTTCTCACATACTATGTATTCATATGCGGATAACATGACATAACTCATGCTGGGTTTCCCCATTCGGAAATCTCTGGATCAAAGCGTACTTACAGCTCCCCAAAGCATATCGTCGTTAGTAACGTCCTTCGTCGGCTTCTAGTGCCAAGGCATCCACCGTGCGCCCTTAATAACTTAATCTAATATTTCCTTATACATCACTGTTTAAGAAAATAAATGTTATTAATCTGTGATGTCGTCTAAAAAGACGACGCGCGATTATTAAGCTTGAATTTCGTTAGAAATTCACTCGGTTTTTTTGCTTGGTAAAATCTATTTGCTTACTTATCTAGTTTTCAATGTGCAATGTGAATGTTAAATAAACATTCAAAACTGAATACAATATGTCTACGCTATTCCATGACCTAATGGTCATTCCGTAATATCCTTAGAAAGGAGGTGATCCAGCCGCACCTTCCGATACGGCTACCTTGTTACGACTTCACCCCAATCATTTGTCCCACCTTCGACGGCTAGCTCCTAATAAAAGGTTACTCCACCGGCTTCGGGTGTTACAAACTCTCGTGGTGTGACGGGCGGTGTGTACAAGACCCGGGAACGTATTCACCGTAGCATGCTGATCTACGATTACTAGCGATTCCAGCTTCATGTAGTCGAGTTGCAGACTACAATCCGAACTGAGAATAATTTTATGGGATTTGCTTGGCCTCGCGGATTCGCTGCCCTTTGTATTATCCATTGTAGCACGTGTGTAGCCCAAATCATAAGGGGCATGATGATTTGACGTCATCCCCACCTTCCTCCGGTTTGTCACCGGCAGTCAACCTAGAGTGCCCAACTTAATGATGGCAACTAAGCTTAAGGGTTGCGCTCGTTGCGGGACTTAACCCAACATCTCACGACACGAGCTGACGACAACCATGCACCACCTGTCACTTTGTCCCCCGAAGGGGAAAACTCTATCTCTAGAGCGATCAAAGGATGTCAAGATTTGGTAAGGTTCTTCGCGTTGCTTCGAATTAAACCACATGCTCCACCGCTTGTGCGGGTCCCCGTCAATTCCTTTGAGTTTCAACCTTGCGGTCGTACTCCCCAGGCGGAGTGCTTAATGCGTTAGCTGCAGCACTAAGGGGCGGAAACCCCCTAACACTTAGCACTCATCGTTTACGGCGTGGACTACCAGGGTATCTAATCCTGTTTGATCCCCACGCTTTCGCACCTCAGCGTCAGTTACAGACCAGAGAGCCGCCTTCGCCACTGGTGTTCCTCCATATCTCTGCGCATTTCACCGCTACACATGGAATTCCACTCTCCTCTTCTGCACTCAAGTTCCCCAGTTTCCAATGACCCTCCACGGTTGAGCCGTGGGCTTTCACATCAGACTTAAGAAACCGCCTACGCGCGCTTTACGCCCAATAATTCCGGATAACGCTTGCCACCTACGTATTACCGCGGCTGCTGGCACGTAGTTAGCCGTGGCTTTCTGGTTAGGTACCGTCAAGACTTGTTCAGTTACTAACAAATTTGTTCTTCCCTAACAACAGAGTTTTACGATCCGAAAACCTTCATCACTCACGCGGCGTTGCTCCGTCAGGCTTTCGCCCATTGCGGAAGATTCCCTACTGCTGCCTCCCGTAGGAGTCTGGACCGTGTCTCAGTTCCAGTGTGGCCGATCACCCTCTCAGGTCGGCTACGTATCGTCGCCTTGGTAAGCCGTTACCTTACCAACTAGCTAATACGGCGCGGGTCCATCTATAAGTGACAGCCGAAGCCGCCTTTCACTATTGAACCATGCGGTTCAAAATATTATCAGGTATTAGCCCCGGTTTCCCGGAGTTATCCCAGTCTTATAGGTAGGTTACCCACGTGTTACTCACCCGTCCGCCGCTAACATCAGAGAAGCAAGCTTCTCATCTGTTCGCTCGACTTGCATGTATTAGGCACGCCGCCAGCGTTCATCCTGAGCCAGGATCAAACTCTCCATAAAAGAAGTAAGCTTGATTAGCTCTTTTTGATTGGTTAAGCCAATCACTCTTGAAGTACTAATAGTACTCAAATTATTGGAATTAACGTTGACATATTGTCATTCAGTTTTCAATGTTCATACTCTATTTTAATAATAATGGTGGAGACTAGCGGGATCGAACCGCTGACCTCCTGCGTGCAAAGCAGGCGCTCTCCCATCTGAGCTAAGCCCCCATAAGTATTAATAGAAGTCGGGAAGACAGGATTCGAACCTGCGACCCCTTGGTCCCAAACCAAGTGCTCTACCAAGCTGAGCTACTTCCCGTTATTTAAAATGGCGCGCCCGAGAGGAGTCGAACCCCTAGCCTCTTGATCCGTAGTCAAACGCTCTATCCAATTGAGCTACGGGCGCTAAAAAATGGTGCCGAGGACCGGAATCGAACCGGTACGGTAATCACTTACCGCAGGATTTTAAGTCCTGTGCGTCTGCCAGTTCCGCCACCCCGGCAAGAAAAAAATAATAATGGAGCGGAAGACGGGATTCGAACCCGCGACCCCAACCTTGGCAAGGTTGTATTCTACCGCTGAACTACTTCCGCTAAATAATTATTTTTATATTAAATATAATGGTGAGCCATAGAGGATTCGAACCTCTGACCCTCTGATTAAAAGTCAGATGCTCTACCAACTGAGCTAATGGCTCTAAAAAATGGTGCCGGCCAGAGGACTTGAACCCCCAACCTACTGATTACAAGTCAGTTGCTCTACCAGTTGAGCTAGGCCGGCGAAAATGGTGGAGAATGACGGGTTCGAACCGCCGACCCTCTGCTTGTAAGGCAGATGCTCTCCCAGCTGAGCTAATTCTCCAATAAACATCACTGCCCGGCAACGTCCTACTCTCGCGGAACGTAAGTCCAACTACCATCGGCGCTAAAGAGCTTAACTTCTGTGTTCGGCACGGGAACAGGTGTGACCTCTTTGCCATCGTCACCAGACAATGTTTTTTCGTTTTTGTCTTACCTTATATATTATAAAGAACTTATCAAGGCATTTCAATAGTAAATTTTACACCTTATTAACTTTCTTTACAAACATCTCGAATTGATATGCGTCCTGTTTCCAGCGACTTTTATATAATACACAATTTATAAACACACGTCAACACTTTTGGAGAAAAAACTTTCGTTTTTATCAATTTATACTTGAAACCGATCTAATACAGACTGTATTCACGCTTTTACATACTTTTTACACGCAATTTCAATAACGTAGGCTCCATTTAAATATATCTATTATCTAAAAAACCTTCAATCCTATTTAAAATTTCTTAGGATTGAAGGAACAATTTTTACTATCTTCTATTAATAAATCACTTTGATTTATTATTTTTGTCTCATATAAGGGAATAATAGTACGTCTCTAATAGAAGCAGAGTTTGTAAGTAACATTACTAGACGGTCAATACCGATACCTAAACCACCTGTTGGAGGCATACCATATTCTAAAGCTTCAATGAAGTCATCATCCATTTCATGTGCTTCATCGTTACCTTGGTCTTTCTCTTTCATTTGCGCTTCAAATCTTTCACGTTGATCAATAGGATCATTTAACTCAGTAAATGCATTTGCATGCTCTCTACCAACAATAAATAATTCAAAACGATCCGTAAATCTTGGATCTTCTGGATTTTTCTTAGCTAATGGTGAAATTTCAATTGGATGTCCATAAATAAAAGTAGGTTGTATTAAGTTTTCTTCTACTTTTTGTTCGAAGAATTCATTAAGGATATGTCCGTAAGTCATACGACCTTCTACTTCAATATTATGTTCTTTAGCTAAAGCATGTGCTTCTTCATCAGTTTTAACTTCATAGAAATCAACGCCTGTAAATTCTTTTACAGCATCAACCATGTGCCATCTCTTCCATTGAGGTGCTAAATCTATAGACTCTTCACCATATTGAACAGTTGTATTGCCAAGAACTTTTTCAGCAATTGCAGCTACCATTGATTCAGTTAAGTCCATAATATCATTATAGTCTGCATATGCTTCGTATAATTCAATCATAGTGAATTCTGGATTATGTCTTGTTGATACACCTTCATTACGGAATACTCTTCCTATTTCATATACTTTTTCCAATCCACCAACGATTAATCGTTTTAAATGTAATTCGATTGCGATTCTCATATATAAAGTTGCATCTAATGCATTATGGTGTGTAACGAATGGACGAGCAGCAGCTCCACCAGCAATTTGGTGCATCATTGGTGTTTCTACTTCTAAGAAACCTTTTGTATTAAGGTAAGTTCGCATTTCTTGAATGATTTGGCTACGTGTAATGAATGTTTTAGTAGATTCTTCACTTGTAATTAAATCTAAGTAACGTTGACGGTAACGTTGTTCAATATCTTGAAGGCCGTGGTATTTATCAGGTAATGGACGTAAAGATTTAGTTAAAACAGTAAATGATTGTGCTTTAACAGATAATTCACCTGTATTTGTTTTAAACATTACACCCTTAACACCAACAATATCTCCTAAATCTGCATGTTTCCAAATTTCAAATTGTTCGTCACCAACTTGATCTTTTCTAACATAGATTTGAATTTGTCCTGTAATATCTTTAACATGAGCAAATCCTGCTTTACCTTTACCTCTTTTAGTCATTAAACGACCAGCGATAGCTACAGCTGATTCTTCTTCTTTCTCATGTAGTTCTTCTTTACTAAATTGGTCCCAATCTGCATGTAATGATTTAGAATCACCGCTTCTTACAAATTTCTCACCAAACGGATCAATTCCTAAATCTCTTAACTCTTGTAATTTTTCTCTACGGACCAACATCTGGTCATTCATTTCTTCTGACATTATATTCCACTCCTTAATTAAATTACGTGCATTAATTCTAGCTCTTCTGTTTCATTGACGAATCATTCAAGAATAGTTACTAACTCACCTTTTGTTTCGAGTGATTATTCATCTCAACATTTTTTAATTTCTTTCACTATTATACTTTACTACTTGTTCGTCGTTTGGCAATAGCTCCCATATATATTTCTTAGATATTGGCTCAACCACATTTGAGGCGATATCGTTTAGTGGTATCATCACAAACGCTCTTTCTGTCATTCTCGGATGTGGGACTTCTAGATCTGGTGATTGAATCACAGATTGATCATATAGCAAAATATCTATATCAATTGTACGCGGACCCCATCTTTCAACTCTAACACGATGAAGTTGTTGTTCAACCGTCATACAAACATTTAATAACTCTGATGATTCTAATTCTGTTGAGATTTCAATACACATGTTTAAGAAATCAGGTTGCTCTGTATATCCTACTGGCTTTGTTTCATATATCGGAGAAATCTTTGTTACTTCAATACCGTTCACTGCATTCAGCGATTGGATTGCTTCTTCTAATAGAAGTTGCCTATCTCCCATATTACTTCCTAAACCTAAATATGCGATATGCATTATCTCTTCCTCGCAATCTCAATACTCACACCTTTATAGTGCCCAGGTATTGGGGGATTATTCTTAGTAATTTTAACTTTGGTTTCCAATACTCGATTATAGTGCGAAAAGATTTGTTTTGCAATACGTTCAGCAAGATGTTCGATTAATTGTACGGGTTCACCTTCCAGAATTCCCTTTACCAATTCAAAGACTTCACCATAATGAACTGTCTTTTCAAGATCATCGGATTCCCCAGCTTCTTGTAAATCTAAAAACAGTTCTAAATCCACTAAAAATATTTGTCCTAATTCATTTTCAGCTTTAAACGCACCATGATAACCGTAAAAAGACATACCTTCCAGAATAATTTTATCCATGATTATCAATCTCCTTTAATGCGTCTATTGTTTTAGCAACTCTTTTGTTCATCAATACATTATGTACCCTTACCGCATG
The Mammaliicoccus sp. Dog046 genome window above contains:
- the lysS gene encoding lysine--tRNA ligase, which translates into the protein MSEEMNDQMLVRREKLQELRDLGIDPFGEKFVRSGDSKSLHADWDQFSKEELHEKEEESAVAIAGRLMTKRGKGKAGFAHVKDITGQIQIYVRKDQVGDEQFEIWKHADLGDIVGVKGVMFKTNTGELSVKAQSFTVLTKSLRPLPDKYHGLQDIEQRYRQRYLDLITSEESTKTFITRSQIIQEMRTYLNTKGFLEVETPMMHQIAGGAAARPFVTHHNALDATLYMRIAIELHLKRLIVGGLEKVYEIGRVFRNEGVSTRHNPEFTMIELYEAYADYNDIMDLTESMVAAIAEKVLGNTTVQYGEESIDLAPQWKRWHMVDAVKEFTGVDFYEVKTDEEAHALAKEHNIEVEGRMTYGHILNEFFEQKVEENLIQPTFIYGHPIEISPLAKKNPEDPRFTDRFELFIVGREHANAFTELNDPIDQRERFEAQMKEKDQGNDEAHEMDDDFIEALEYGMPPTGGLGIGIDRLVMLLTNSASIRDVLLFPYMRQK
- the folK gene encoding 2-amino-4-hydroxy-6-hydroxymethyldihydropteridine diphosphokinase, with protein sequence MHIAYLGLGSNMGDRQLLLEEAIQSLNAVNGIEVTKISPIYETKPVGYTEQPDFLNMCIEISTELESSELLNVCMTVEQQLHRVRVERWGPRTIDIDILLYDQSVIQSPDLEVPHPRMTERAFVMIPLNDIASNVVEPISKKYIWELLPNDEQVVKYNSERN
- the folB gene encoding dihydroneopterin aldolase gives rise to the protein MMDKIILEGMSFYGYHGAFKAENELGQIFLVDLELFLDLQEAGESDDLEKTVHYGEVFELVKGILEGEPVQLIEHLAERIAKQIFSHYNRVLETKVKITKNNPPIPGHYKGVSIEIARKR